The sequence below is a genomic window from Flavobacterium sediminilitoris.
GCAGCACAAATTGTTCATGAGGAAGGAATTGGAATTCCTATTTTATTAGGAAATAAAGAGATAATTCAAGAGCTAAAAACAGAAATAGGGTTTGATGCAGATGTTACTATAATAGATCCTAAAACAAAAGAAGAAGATAGTAGTAGAGCAAAATATGCTAAGTCTCTTTGGGAAGCAAGAAAAAGAAGAGGAATTACGTTATTAGATGCCGAAAAATGGATGAGAGAACGTAATTATTTCGGATTGATGATGGTTAATGCGGGAGAAGCAGATACAATGGTAACAGGATATTCTAGAAGTTATCCTTCTGTGGTAAAACCAGTATTGGAATTAATTGATAGGGCGCCAGGAGTTTCACGTATTGCAACTACAAATATGATGATGACTACGAGAGGACCAATATTCCTTTCAGATACAGCAATCAATACGAATCCAACAGCAGAAGAGTTAGCTAAAATTGCATTAATGACGGCAAAAACACTTAGAATGTTTGGTATGGAGCCAGTTATGGCAATGGTTTCTTTTTCAAATTTTGGCTCATCTGAGAGCGAGAATCCTAAGAAAATTAGAGAAGCAGTTGCATATCTTCATAAATATTATCCAGATTTAATAGTTGATGGAGAAATACAAACAGATTTTGCTTTAAATCCGGAAATGTTGAAAAGTAAGTTTCCTTTCTCTAAGTTAGTTAATAAAAAAGTAAATACTTTAATTTTTCCAAATTTAGATTCAGCAAACATTACTTATAAAATGATGAAAGAACTGAACAAGACAGACTCAATAGGTCCAATAATGTTGGGGTTAGATAAGCCAGTGCATATTTTCCAACTAGGAGCTAGTGTTGAAGAAATGGTAAATATGGCAGCAGTTTCAGTTGTTGATGCACAAGAAAAAGAAAGAAAATTTAAACAGTCTATTAATAAATAATATTTTATATTTTTGACTATTAACATATTAAATATATAATGATAACTCATATCCAAGGGAAACTAGTTGAAAAAACGCCAACAGAAGTAATAATAGATTGTAATGGAATAGGGTATCATATAAATATATCATTGCATACTTTTTCGCTTTTGCCAGATAGTGAGAATTTGAAACTTTTTACTTTTTTACAAGTAAAAGAAGATTCGCAGACTTTATATGGATTTGTAGAAAAAAAGGAAAGAGAATTATTTAAGCTATTAATTTCTGTTTCTGGAATTGGAGCTAATATTGCAAGAACTATGTTGTCTTCTTTAGATCCTCAGCAAATTATACAAGCTATAGCTTCAAATGATGTTCCAACTATACAAAGTATAAAAGGAATTGGGGCAAAAACGGCTCAGAGAGTTATTTTGGATTTGAAGGATAAAGTGTTAAAAGTTTATGATTTAGATGAAGTTTCTTTAACTTTTAACAATACAAATAGAGAAGAAGCGTTATCTGCATTAGAGGTTCTAGGTTTTGTTAGAAAAACGAGTGAAAAAGTTATTGATAGAATTGTAAAAGAATCCCCAAATGCAACAGTTGAGACCTTAATAAAACAAGCATTAAAAAACTTATAAGACTTGGAAAATAAATTTAACGAAAGTGTTTTTAATAGATTTAAAAAAGGACTAAAAATCATTTTTTTATGGTTTCCATTTTTCTTGTTTTCACAAGTAGATGGTCAAGAAAATGATTCTATTAAAAAAGGTGTAGATCTAGGTAAGATTAAAGTTCCTAATCCACAAAGTATAGTTGAAGCTTATACTTATGATTCTGTAACTGATAGATATATTTATACAAACACTTTTGATGGATTTAATGTAAACTATCCTTTAGTCTTAACTCCGCAGCAATATCAGGAATTAGTTTTACGTGAAGAAATGCGTAAATATTATAGAGATAAATCAGCAGCAATTGATGGAAAAAAGGATGGTAGTGAAGAAAAGAAAAAAGATTTATTGCCAAGATATTATGTTAATTCTAAATTCTTTGAAGCTATTTTCGGAGGAAATACTATTGATGTAAAGCCTACAGGTTCTGTAGAAATAGATTTAGGAGTACGTTTTACAAAACAAGATAATCCAGCATTTTCACCAAGAAACAGAAAGACAACCACATTCGATTTCGATCAGAGAATTAGTGTTGGTCTTCAAGGAAAAGTAGGAACGAGGTTAAATGTAAATATTAATTATGATACTCAATCTACATTTGCTTTTCAAAACCTTATAAAATTAGAATATGGCTCAACAGAAGATGATATTCTACAAAAATTAGAAGTTGGAAATGTTAGTTTTCCACTATCTAATTCTTTAATTAGAGGTTCTCAAAGTTTATTTGGTGTTAAGGCTCAATTGCAATTTGGAAAAACAACCGTAACAGGTGTCTTTTCTGAACAAAAGTCGCAAACGAAAACGGTAACTTCTCAAGGAGGAGGAACACTTCAAGACTTTGAATTATTTGCTTTAGAATACGATTCTGATAGACACTATTTTTTATCGCAATATTTTAGAAATCAATATGATAAATCATTAGAAACATATCCATATATTAACAGTAGAATTCAAATTACAAGAATTGAAGTTTGGGTTACGAACAAGCAAAATAGAATTAATTCAACTGAGAATAATTTAAGAAACCTTATAGCTCTTCAAGATTTAGGAGAAGCTCCTTTAACAAATTTGACACCTCAAGAAGTTGTAGGTGTAAATTTAGCTGGAAATCCATCCTTTTTTAACGTAGGGCCAGATACTCCTTCAAATAACCCAAATAATAAATTTAACCCAAATCAAATAGGAAGTAATTTTTTAACTCAAGCTATTAGAGAAGTTGCAACAGCAAATAATGGTTTTACAATTGGAGTAGATGAAGGGCTAGACTATGCGAAATTAGAAAATGCTAGAAAGTTAACAGCATCAGAATTTACATATCACCCACAATTAGGGTACATTTCGTTAAGTCAACGTTTAGCAAACGATGAAGTTTTAGCTGTTGCCTATCAATACACTATTGGAGATCAAGTTTATCAAGTTGGAGAATTTGGAACAGATGGAGTTGATGCTACACAAGTTGATAACACAGGTATTCCTTCTTCACAAGCTTTGATTGTTAAGTTGTTGAAAAGTAACTTAACAGCAGTTAAACAAAAGACACCAAATGAAGATTTAACAATGCCAACATGGAACTTAATGATGAAGAATATTTATCAAATTCCAGGTGGATATCAATTACAACAAGAAGATTTTAAATTTAATATTTTATATACAGATCCATCACCACTAAATTATATTACTCCATTTGTGGATAATTCAGGAAATATTCCTTTAGACTTGCCAGCAGGAGTAAAAGAAACACCTCTTTTAAAGGTTTTAAATGTAGATAAACTAAATTATACAAATGATCCGCAAGAAGGAGGAGATGGTTTCTTTGATTTTTATCCAGGAATAACAGTCGATCCTCAATACGGTAGAATTATTTTTACAACTAAAGAGCCTTTCGGAGAACATTTATTTGGAAAATTAAATACAGGAGGAACAGAAAATTATAATGATCCATTAACATATAATGTGAATCAGAATAAATATGTTTTTAGAAACTTGTATAAATCAACACAAGCTGCTGCACTTCAAGAAAGTGAAAAAAATAAATTTCAATTAAGAGGGCGTTTTAAATCTTCTGGAGGTGATGGTATTTCTATTGGTGCTTTCAATGTTCCACAAGGATCTGTAGTTGTAAAATCAGGAGGAAGGGTTTTGGTTGAAGGAGTAGATTATACAGTGAATTATCAACTTGGAAAAGTACAATTATTAGATCCTTCATTACAAGCATCAAATACTCCACTTGAAATATCAGTTGAAAATAATTCTGTTTTTGGTCAACAAACAAGACGATTTTGGGGTGTAAATGTTGAACATCAATTTAATAAAAACTTTTTAGTTGGAGGTACAATATTGAACTTGTCAGAGAGACCTTTTACAAACAAGTCAAATTATGGACAAGAATCTGTAAATAATACTATTGTAGGATTAAATACAAATTTCTCTACCGAAGTGCCATTTTTAACAAGATTAGTTAATAAATTACCAAATATTGATACAGATGTACCTTCTAATTTGTCTTTTAGAGGAGAAATAGCCTATTTATTACCAGGTTCTTCAAAAGCAGATCAATTTAATGGAGAAGCAACTACTTATGTAGATGATTTTGAAGGCTCACAATCTTCCATACCTTTAAATTCACCTGGACCTTGGACTTTAGCAAGTGTGCCACTAGAAGAAAATTTTGATGGAAATCCAGATGAAACAGAACCTGTAACAGATGATCCAGTTATTGGGTATAAGAGAGCGAAAATGGCTTGGTATACTATTGATCCTGTCTTTTATACTCAGCCACCAAGTGGAATTAATGATAATGATTTATCGTTAAATAGAACAAGAAGAATATACAGTCGAGAATTATTCCCAAATGTAGATATTGCACAAGGAAATTCAAATGTTATCAGTACATTAGATTTAACATATTTTCCAAAAGATAGAGGGCCATATAATTTTAACCCTTCACTTGCTACAACAAACCAATTTCCAGATACTGATATTGTAGATAATTGGGCAGGAATTATGCGTTCAATTAATTCAACTAATTTTGAACAATCAAATGTTGAATATGTTCAGTTTTGGATTTTAGACCCTTATTATGGAAATGCTCCAGATGTAGTTAGTCCTGCGAATACAGGAAAATTAGTGTTTAATTTAGGGGAAATTTCTGAAGATATTTTAAAAGATGGAAGAAAACAATATGAAAATGGATTGCCGGAAGTTGGAGCAACTACACCAGCGCTTCAAACCGGTTGGGGACAAGTACCAAGTTCTCAATCCTTAGTGTATGCATTTGATACAGACGAGGCAAATAGAAAT
It includes:
- the ruvA gene encoding Holliday junction branch migration protein RuvA, whose translation is MITHIQGKLVEKTPTEVIIDCNGIGYHINISLHTFSLLPDSENLKLFTFLQVKEDSQTLYGFVEKKERELFKLLISVSGIGANIARTMLSSLDPQQIIQAIASNDVPTIQSIKGIGAKTAQRVILDLKDKVLKVYDLDEVSLTFNNTNREEALSALEVLGFVRKTSEKVIDRIVKESPNATVETLIKQALKNL